A region from the Afifella aestuarii genome encodes:
- the ilvN gene encoding acetolactate synthase small subunit produces the protein MTPPASTYFIEDRQDPEEAHTLSVLVDNEPGVLARVIGLFSGRGYNIESLTVSETEHEKHLSRITIVTRGSVTVLEQIKNQLGRLVPVHRVTDLTDVAVARNQEKPLERELALVKVAGHGEMRVEALRLADAFKAEVIDATREHFVFQMTGRSAKVEQFISIMQPMGLIEVCRTGLAALSRGPESS, from the coding sequence GATCGCCAGGACCCGGAGGAGGCGCATACCCTTTCCGTTCTCGTCGACAACGAGCCGGGCGTTCTGGCGCGTGTCATCGGGCTCTTCTCCGGGCGTGGCTACAATATCGAAAGTCTCACCGTCTCGGAGACGGAGCATGAGAAGCACCTGTCGCGCATTACCATCGTGACGCGCGGCAGCGTCACCGTTCTGGAGCAGATCAAGAACCAGCTTGGCCGGCTCGTGCCGGTCCATCGGGTGACGGATCTCACCGACGTGGCGGTGGCGCGCAATCAGGAAAAGCCGCTGGAGCGCGAGCTGGCGCTGGTGAAGGTTGCCGGTCACGGCGAGATGCGGGTGGAGGCTTTGCGCCTCGCCGACGCCTTCAAGGCCGAGGTGATCGATGCGACCCGCGAGCATTTCGTCTTCCAGATGACGGGACGGTCCGCCAAAGTGGAGCAATTCATCTCCATCATGCAGCCGATGGGCCTCATCGAAGTCTGCCGCACGGGGCTTGCCGCGCTGTCGCGCGGACCTGAATCCTCTTAA
- a CDS encoding LysE family translocator encodes MSTEVVSALIVFAVVASVTPGPNNLMLLASGVNFGFRRTLPHLLGVLVGFAILLTAVGLGVGALVERFPALHTLLKVVGGAYLLYLAWKIAMSRALHEESAGQGPLTFLEAALFQWVNPKAWMMGLAAMAAYTDPDHYALTLAIVVSVFCLVGIPSASIWAGFGSALKDWLNHPVRIKWFNIAMGLALVASLWPMLK; translated from the coding sequence ATGTCGACGGAAGTCGTCTCCGCCCTCATCGTCTTCGCCGTCGTTGCCTCGGTGACGCCGGGGCCGAACAACCTGATGCTTCTGGCCTCGGGCGTGAATTTCGGCTTCCGCCGGACGCTCCCGCATCTTCTCGGCGTTCTCGTCGGCTTTGCCATTCTTCTGACGGCCGTCGGGCTCGGTGTCGGCGCACTGGTGGAGCGCTTTCCCGCGCTCCACACGCTGCTCAAGGTCGTGGGCGGTGCCTACCTCCTCTATCTCGCCTGGAAGATCGCGATGTCGCGTGCGCTGCACGAGGAGAGCGCCGGGCAGGGGCCTCTCACCTTTCTCGAAGCGGCGCTCTTCCAATGGGTCAATCCGAAGGCCTGGATGATGGGGCTCGCGGCCATGGCCGCGTACACAGACCCTGACCATTATGCGCTGACGCTCGCCATCGTCGTTTCCGTCTTCTGCCTCGTGGGCATTCCTTCGGCGTCGATCTGGGCAGGTTTCGGGTCAGCCTTGAAAGATTGGCTCAACCATCCCGTCCGCATCAAATGGTTCAACATCGCCATGGGGCTCGCGCTCGTCGCCTCGCTCTGGCCGATGCTGAAGTGA
- a CDS encoding ATP-dependent DNA helicase → MRVSAAESPESRDTRRTMQFSPQQEQALKAVSKWLKKPDQQIYRLFGYAGTGKTTLAQHLAEGVDGEVLFGAFTGKAAQVLRAKGAENARTIHSLIYRPRGEETVEDEESGKTKISPTFSLNRGSPVAQAALVVIDECSMVDEALGRDLLSFGTPILVLGDPGQLPPVKAGEGGGGFFTEAEPDMLLTEVHRQARDNPIIDLAMRVREGERIDYGSYGESRVISKNDVDQDIVMSADQVLVGRNRTRRLYNHRLRTLKGFDGALPEAGDRLVCLRNDPKKGLLNGSLWDVASVGTPRGPGLQLMVKAVDEVPRSPTAKIKVLKSAFEDPDSDPGWAVKRRFDDFDYGYVLTVHKAQGSQWDELVLFDESFAFPDTRERWLYTAITRAAEKITIVK, encoded by the coding sequence ATGCGAGTGTCCGCGGCAGAATCCCCCGAGAGCCGCGATACCCGAAGGACGATGCAGTTTTCCCCGCAGCAGGAACAGGCGCTGAAGGCCGTTTCGAAATGGCTGAAGAAGCCCGACCAGCAGATTTACCGGCTGTTCGGCTATGCCGGCACCGGCAAGACGACGCTCGCCCAGCATCTCGCCGAAGGCGTCGATGGTGAGGTGCTGTTCGGCGCCTTCACCGGCAAGGCGGCGCAGGTTCTGCGCGCCAAGGGCGCGGAGAATGCGCGCACCATCCATTCGCTGATCTATCGGCCGCGCGGCGAAGAGACGGTCGAGGACGAGGAGAGCGGCAAGACGAAGATCTCGCCGACCTTTTCGTTGAACCGCGGCAGTCCGGTGGCGCAGGCGGCGCTCGTCGTCATCGATGAATGTTCCATGGTCGACGAGGCGCTCGGCCGCGATCTTCTCTCCTTCGGCACGCCGATTCTGGTGCTCGGCGATCCGGGGCAGTTGCCGCCGGTCAAGGCGGGCGAGGGAGGCGGCGGCTTCTTCACCGAGGCGGAGCCGGACATGCTCCTCACCGAGGTGCATCGCCAGGCGCGTGACAATCCGATCATCGATCTCGCGATGCGGGTGCGCGAGGGCGAGCGCATCGATTACGGCTCCTATGGCGAAAGCCGCGTCATCTCCAAAAACGATGTCGATCAGGACATCGTCATGTCGGCCGATCAGGTGCTCGTCGGGCGCAACCGCACGCGCCGCCTCTACAATCATCGCCTGCGGACGCTGAAAGGCTTTGACGGCGCGTTGCCGGAGGCGGGGGACCGGCTCGTCTGTCTCAGGAACGATCCGAAGAAGGGTCTGTTGAATGGCTCGCTGTGGGACGTCGCCTCCGTCGGCACGCCGCGCGGCCCCGGCCTGCAATTGATGGTGAAGGCAGTCGATGAAGTGCCGCGCTCGCCGACGGCGAAGATCAAGGTCTTGAAATCGGCTTTCGAAGATCCCGATTCCGATCCCGGCTGGGCTGTGAAGCGGCGTTTCGACGATTTCGATTACGGCTATGTCCTGACCGTGCACAAGGCGCAGGGCTCGCAATGGGACGAGCTCGTGCTCTTCGACGAGAGTTTTGCCTTTCCCGATACGCGCGAGCGCTGGCTCTACACCGCGATCACCCGCGCGGCGGAGAAAATCACCATCGTGAAGTGA
- a CDS encoding S8 family serine peptidase — protein sequence MAATDEPATDGNSVLELLRPKATGGLVVSFAERAGREEVTALENAVGSGVRSVGLSEAAEIKALDGEPALVFEELGVAFVSERFGLEATSSIRAKLMDTECVQSVRPEFYMFAIESFGDTAEATWGVRAVGALDSPQRIEERGEGIRLAVLDTGLDLTHPDFAGRNIVQRSFVPGQDVQDGHGHGTHCAGTAAGGRAAQSQFRYGLASDAELYVGKVLSNAGSGRERDIIAGMIWAIQQRCAVVSMSLGRPVQPGEEPAPEYERIGRLALQQGSLLIAAAGNESSRRYGFIAPVGAPANAPSIMAVGAVDQSLDVAEFSSGAINPGGGEVDIAAPGVGILSAAPQPELYRKMQGTSMACPHVAGVAALWAETAPELRGRALWDKLTGTARGLDAPARDVGAGLVQAPQGQAGV from the coding sequence ATGGCAGCTACGGATGAACCCGCAACCGATGGCAACTCCGTCCTCGAACTTCTGCGACCGAAGGCGACGGGCGGTCTCGTCGTCTCCTTTGCCGAGCGCGCCGGCCGCGAGGAGGTGACCGCCCTGGAGAATGCCGTCGGCTCCGGTGTGCGTTCCGTCGGGCTGTCGGAGGCAGCCGAGATCAAAGCACTCGACGGCGAGCCTGCCCTTGTCTTCGAGGAGCTCGGTGTCGCCTTCGTCTCCGAGCGCTTCGGACTGGAGGCGACGAGCTCGATCCGGGCCAAGCTGATGGACACCGAATGCGTGCAGAGCGTGCGACCGGAATTCTATATGTTCGCAATCGAGAGCTTTGGGGACACGGCCGAAGCGACCTGGGGTGTTCGCGCGGTCGGTGCCCTCGACAGCCCGCAGAGGATCGAAGAGAGAGGCGAAGGTATCCGCCTCGCGGTCCTCGACACCGGCCTTGATCTGACGCATCCGGACTTTGCCGGCCGCAACATCGTCCAGCGGAGTTTCGTCCCGGGACAGGACGTGCAGGACGGCCATGGCCACGGCACGCATTGCGCCGGCACGGCTGCGGGTGGTCGGGCCGCACAGAGCCAGTTTCGCTATGGCCTTGCCTCCGATGCCGAACTCTATGTCGGCAAGGTGCTCAGCAATGCCGGTTCGGGACGCGAGCGCGACATCATCGCCGGCATGATCTGGGCCATTCAGCAGCGCTGCGCCGTCGTTTCCATGTCGCTCGGCCGTCCCGTCCAGCCCGGAGAAGAACCGGCCCCCGAATACGAGCGCATCGGCCGGCTGGCGCTTCAGCAGGGCTCGCTCCTCATCGCCGCGGCGGGCAATGAAAGTTCGCGCCGCTATGGCTTCATCGCACCTGTCGGCGCCCCGGCGAACGCGCCATCGATCATGGCCGTGGGAGCCGTCGACCAGTCGTTGGACGTGGCGGAATTCTCCAGCGGCGCCATCAACCCGGGTGGCGGCGAGGTCGACATCGCTGCCCCTGGCGTCGGCATCCTGTCCGCGGCTCCGCAGCCCGAGCTCTACAGGAAGATGCAGGGAACCAGCATGGCTTGCCCGCATGTGGCAGGCGTTGCGGCCCTATGGGCTGAGACAGCCCCGGAACTGCGCGGCAGAGCCTTGTGGGACAAGCTGACGGGGACAGCCCGCGGGCTCGACGCTCCGGCGCGCGACGTCGGTGCGGGCCTCGTTCAGGCGCCGCAGGGCCAAGCTGGCGTTTGA
- the crcB gene encoding fluoride efflux transporter CrcB: protein MTTFLLSCVLVFLGGAIGGIGRFFVSGLVARRFGETFPWGTLTVNVIGCGAIGILAAVMLDSATQGPSNLPLWAFFVTGGLGSFTTVSSFALQTLALARAGEPLDAVLNIAVSLAACLLAVASGFGAAHALLGA from the coding sequence GTGACGACTTTTCTCTTGTCCTGCGTTCTCGTCTTTCTGGGGGGCGCTATCGGCGGCATCGGCCGTTTTTTCGTGTCGGGCCTCGTTGCCCGCCGTTTTGGCGAGACCTTTCCGTGGGGCACGCTCACCGTCAACGTGATCGGCTGCGGGGCGATCGGCATCCTCGCCGCGGTCATGTTGGATTCGGCGACACAGGGCCCGTCGAACCTGCCGCTCTGGGCGTTCTTCGTCACCGGCGGGCTAGGCAGCTTTACGACCGTTTCTTCCTTCGCGCTGCAGACCCTGGCGCTGGCGCGGGCGGGCGAGCCGCTCGATGCCGTCCTCAACATCGCGGTATCTCTTGCCGCCTGTCTTCTCGCGGTCGCCTCCGGCTTTGGTGCAGCGCATGCGCTCCTGGGGGCTTGA
- a CDS encoding fluoride efflux transporter FluC gives MRSWGLETMPRQARLLMAVALGAASGSLLRYLSSLAALALLGSGFAWGTLFVNVAGSFLIGLYSTLTEPDGRIMAGPILRQGVLTGFCGGFTTFSVFSLETFLLLQAHAFGAAALNVAASVLLWLVAVWVGYRIGTRLNRLKGS, from the coding sequence ATGCGCTCCTGGGGGCTTGAGACCATGCCGCGGCAGGCGCGTCTCCTCATGGCCGTTGCGCTTGGAGCCGCCAGCGGCTCGCTCCTGCGCTATCTCTCATCCTTGGCCGCGCTCGCGCTTCTCGGCTCCGGCTTTGCCTGGGGCACGCTTTTCGTCAACGTCGCCGGCTCTTTTCTGATCGGGCTTTATTCCACGCTGACGGAGCCTGATGGGCGCATCATGGCGGGGCCGATCCTGCGCCAGGGCGTGCTCACCGGTTTTTGCGGCGGCTTTACCACTTTTTCCGTTTTCAGCCTGGAGACGTTCCTCCTGCTTCAGGCGCATGCTTTCGGAGCTGCCGCGCTCAATGTTGCTGCGTCTGTCCTTCTCTGGCTCGTGGCCGTTTGGGTCGGCTACCGCATCGGCACGCGCCTCAACCGTCTGAAAGGAAGCTGA
- a CDS encoding DUF190 domain-containing protein, which translates to MPDTKDARLLRLFIGESDEHEGRPLYEAIVLKAREMGLAGATVLRGPMGFGRSSRLHTSKILRLSEDLPLIIEIVDTAEKIESFVRAAEPMLGSGLVTLEKVEVVRYGHDAGLE; encoded by the coding sequence ATGCCTGACACGAAGGATGCGCGCCTCCTGCGCCTTTTCATCGGCGAAAGCGACGAGCATGAAGGCCGCCCGCTCTATGAGGCGATCGTTCTGAAGGCTCGCGAGATGGGGCTCGCCGGCGCGACGGTTCTGCGTGGGCCGATGGGGTTCGGCCGGTCGAGCCGTCTGCACACCTCGAAGATCCTCCGTCTCTCGGAAGATCTTCCGCTCATCATCGAAATCGTCGACACGGCTGAGAAGATCGAAAGCTTCGTTCGGGCTGCGGAGCCGATGCTGGGCAGCGGTCTCGTCACGCTGGAGAAGGTCGAGGTCGTGCGCTACGGCCACGACGCAGGGCTCGAATAA
- the ilvC gene encoding ketol-acid reductoisomerase — translation MRVYYDRDADVNLIKDKKVAVVGYGSQGHAHALNLRDSGVKDVAIALREGSSSAKKAEGAGLKVMSVADAAAWADLIMMCTPDELQADIYNEHIAANIKDGAAIAFAHGLNVHYNLIEPKASLDVIMIAPKGPGHTVRSEYQRGAGVPCLVAVQQDATGNAHDVAVAYASAIGGGRAGIIETTFKEECETDLFGEQAVLCGGVVELMRAGFETLVEAGYAPEMAYFECVHEMKLIVDLIYEGGIANMNYSISNTAEYGEYMSGPRVITDEARQAMRAVLKDIQTGKFTSDWMTECRAGQPRFKGTRRMNDAHQLEATGAKLREMMPWIKENQLVDKAKN, via the coding sequence ATGCGCGTTTACTACGACCGCGATGCGGACGTGAATCTCATCAAAGACAAGAAGGTCGCCGTCGTCGGTTATGGCAGCCAGGGCCATGCCCATGCACTCAACCTGCGCGATTCAGGCGTCAAGGACGTGGCGATCGCCCTGCGTGAAGGCTCCTCGTCGGCCAAGAAGGCGGAAGGCGCGGGCCTCAAGGTGATGTCGGTTGCCGATGCCGCCGCCTGGGCCGACCTCATCATGATGTGCACGCCCGATGAGCTGCAGGCCGACATCTACAACGAGCACATCGCCGCCAACATCAAGGACGGTGCTGCGATCGCCTTCGCCCACGGTCTCAACGTGCACTACAATCTGATCGAGCCGAAGGCGAGCCTCGACGTGATCATGATCGCGCCGAAGGGCCCGGGCCACACCGTGCGTTCGGAATATCAGCGCGGCGCTGGCGTTCCGTGCCTCGTCGCCGTTCAGCAGGACGCAACCGGCAATGCGCACGACGTTGCAGTCGCCTATGCGTCGGCGATCGGCGGCGGACGCGCCGGCATCATCGAGACGACCTTCAAGGAAGAGTGCGAGACCGACCTCTTCGGCGAGCAGGCCGTTCTGTGCGGTGGCGTCGTGGAGCTGATGCGTGCCGGTTTCGAGACGCTGGTGGAAGCCGGCTACGCGCCGGAGATGGCGTATTTCGAATGCGTCCACGAGATGAAGCTCATCGTCGACCTCATCTATGAGGGCGGCATCGCCAACATGAACTACTCGATCTCCAACACCGCCGAATACGGCGAGTACATGTCCGGTCCTCGGGTGATCACCGATGAAGCCCGGCAGGCGATGCGCGCGGTCCTGAAGGACATTCAGACCGGCAAGTTCACCTCCGATTGGATGACGGAGTGCCGCGCCGGACAGCCCCGCTTCAAGGGCACGCGCCGCATGAACGACGCGCATCAGCTCGAGGCGACCGGCGCCAAGCTGCGTGAGATGATGCCCTGGATCAAAGAGAACCAGCTCGTCGACAAGGCGAAGAACTGA
- a CDS encoding PilZ domain-containing protein, with translation MEDQEKRSEHRARALKSAKIVLNDRHSTIDCVVRDLSKGGAKLKVTNPVAVPESFELLLESDNVMLKAEVIWRKGDQVGVQFIREQAD, from the coding sequence ATGGAAGATCAGGAAAAGCGGTCCGAGCACCGCGCACGGGCCCTCAAATCCGCGAAAATCGTACTGAACGACCGCCACTCCACGATCGATTGTGTGGTGCGGGACCTGTCGAAAGGCGGGGCAAAACTCAAAGTGACCAACCCGGTCGCCGTCCCGGAGAGCTTCGAGCTTCTCCTGGAATCGGACAATGTGATGCTGAAGGCCGAAGTGATCTGGCGCAAGGGCGACCAGGTTGGCGTGCAGTTCATCCGCGAACAGGCCGACTGA
- a CDS encoding cation:proton antiporter — translation MLSLFDISALLLVLSALFGWVNVRFIRLPHTIGMLLMALFASLAIVAFDIVMPGSHVREAFTETIRQIDFFDTLMHGMLAFLLFAGALHVDFGLLKSERWAVGLMASLGVLISTAIIGFGFYFGANFLGVDLSLSWALVFGALISPTDPVAVLSLLKSVRVPESLEVKIAGESLFNDGVGIVVFTVLLAIAAGGGEIEPLHIGEIFLLEAGGGALLGFVGGWIAVRLMQSIDHYPVEILLSLALVTGLYAVALALHMSGPIAVVVAGLLVGNRGQRTAMSEETKTYLFHFWEVIDELLNSVLFLLIGLEVLIVAIDPGLALFAVATIPLVLVARFVAVFLPITLLALKRTFTSGSIAVLTWGGVRGGISVALALSLPDVPAKQPILLTTYAVVIFSIVVQGLTIRSLIRRVVFT, via the coding sequence ATGCTCAGCCTTTTTGATATTTCTGCCCTTCTGCTCGTTCTGTCGGCCCTCTTCGGGTGGGTCAATGTGCGCTTCATTCGCTTGCCGCATACGATCGGAATGCTGCTGATGGCGTTGTTCGCCTCGCTCGCCATCGTCGCCTTCGACATCGTGATGCCCGGCTCGCATGTGCGCGAAGCCTTTACGGAGACGATCCGGCAGATCGATTTCTTCGACACGCTGATGCACGGCATGCTGGCGTTCCTGCTTTTCGCTGGTGCCCTGCATGTCGATTTCGGGCTTTTGAAGTCGGAACGCTGGGCCGTCGGCCTGATGGCGAGCCTCGGCGTCCTCATCTCAACTGCCATCATCGGCTTCGGCTTCTATTTCGGGGCGAATTTCCTGGGGGTGGACCTTTCGCTTTCCTGGGCGTTGGTCTTCGGCGCGCTCATTAGTCCGACCGATCCGGTCGCGGTTCTCTCGTTGTTGAAATCCGTGCGCGTGCCTGAATCTCTCGAAGTCAAAATCGCCGGCGAGAGCCTCTTCAACGACGGCGTCGGCATCGTCGTCTTTACCGTGCTTCTCGCGATCGCGGCGGGGGGAGGCGAGATCGAGCCGCTCCATATCGGCGAAATCTTCCTTCTGGAGGCGGGCGGGGGCGCGCTTCTCGGCTTCGTCGGCGGATGGATCGCCGTCCGGCTGATGCAGTCGATCGACCATTATCCGGTCGAGATCCTCTTAAGTCTCGCTCTCGTAACCGGTCTTTATGCCGTCGCGCTCGCGCTTCACATGTCGGGACCGATCGCCGTCGTCGTGGCCGGTCTTCTCGTCGGCAATCGCGGTCAGCGCACGGCGATGAGCGAGGAGACGAAGACCTATCTGTTTCATTTTTGGGAGGTGATCGACGAGCTCTTGAACTCGGTCCTGTTCCTCCTCATCGGGCTCGAGGTTCTCATCGTCGCGATCGATCCGGGGCTTGCGCTTTTCGCCGTGGCCACGATCCCGCTCGTGCTTGTGGCGCGCTTCGTCGCCGTGTTTCTGCCGATCACGCTCCTTGCCCTGAAACGGACTTTCACCTCCGGGTCGATTGCGGTGCTCACCTGGGGCGGTGTGCGCGGCGGCATTTCCGTCGCGCTTGCGCTGTCATTGCCGGACGTGCCCGCCAAACAGCCGATTCTCCTGACCACTTATGCGGTGGTGATTTTCTCCATCGTGGTGCAGGGTCTGACGATCAGAAGCCTCATACGTCGTGTCGTGTTCACTTAG
- a CDS encoding PhzF family phenazine biosynthesis protein translates to MERRYQIYDVFTDKALAGNPLAIVMDADGLETSQMQAIAREFNLSETVFILSADNPAHSARARIFTPFSELPFAGHPTVGAAVCLASARFGEQPAGQDAVVVLEEGIGPVRCGVKLSEQAGFAEFDCPKLPVEMGPAREIDEIAAACGLTTAELLFENHKPMVWSAGLPFHFVPVQDRAALAAIDPAHPAWAETFSQDGVYLYCRDPEGRDNQFRARMLAPSLGIAEDPATGSAAAAFAGQLLKFDQLPDGDHAVRIEQGFEMSRPSIIRLEVSVTRSTITAVRIGGAAVQVMEGVLQV, encoded by the coding sequence GTGGAACGCCGTTATCAGATCTACGACGTCTTTACCGACAAGGCCTTGGCCGGAAATCCGCTGGCGATCGTTATGGATGCAGACGGGCTGGAGACCAGCCAGATGCAGGCGATCGCGCGCGAATTCAATTTGTCGGAGACGGTCTTCATTCTCTCCGCGGACAATCCGGCGCATTCGGCGCGGGCTCGCATTTTTACGCCTTTCAGCGAATTGCCCTTCGCAGGCCATCCGACCGTCGGCGCGGCCGTCTGCCTCGCCTCGGCGCGTTTCGGGGAACAGCCTGCCGGCCAGGATGCCGTCGTGGTTCTGGAAGAGGGGATCGGGCCGGTGCGGTGCGGCGTGAAGCTTTCCGAGCAGGCAGGCTTCGCCGAGTTCGATTGTCCGAAGCTTCCCGTGGAAATGGGGCCTGCCCGTGAGATCGACGAAATCGCTGCGGCCTGCGGGCTGACGACCGCTGAATTGCTGTTCGAAAACCACAAGCCGATGGTGTGGTCGGCGGGACTGCCGTTTCATTTCGTGCCGGTGCAGGACCGCGCTGCGCTCGCTGCCATCGATCCGGCGCATCCTGCCTGGGCCGAAACCTTCAGCCAGGACGGCGTCTATCTCTATTGCCGCGATCCGGAGGGGCGGGACAACCAATTTCGGGCCCGCATGCTCGCGCCCTCGCTCGGGATTGCGGAAGATCCGGCGACTGGCTCGGCCGCAGCGGCCTTTGCCGGCCAGCTTCTGAAGTTCGACCAACTGCCGGATGGCGATCATGCCGTGCGCATCGAGCAGGGTTTCGAGATGAGCCGGCCTTCGATCATTCGCCTCGAAGTCAGCGTCACGCGTTCCACCATCACGGCGGTGCGAATCGGCGGGGCGGCCGTGCAGGTAATGGAAGGCGTGCTCCAGGTTTGA
- a CDS encoding 2-isopropylmalate synthase — protein sequence MTITDEVRSEGDRVVIFDTTLRDGEQCPGATMTFEEKLEVAAFLDQMGVDIIEAGFPIASPGDFEAVSEIARRSKNSVIAGLARANPGDIDRAGEAVRHAKRGRIHTFISTSPVHMKFKLQKEPEQVLQLVTDSVARARNLVDDVEWSAEDGTRTEFDFLCRCVEAAIRSGAGTINIPDTVGYTTPDEYRDLFMRLREAVPNSDQAVFSVHCHNDLGMAVANSLAGVTGGCRQIECTVNGIGERAGNAALEEIVMAIETRRDVLPYHTGIDTKMLTRASKMVSSATSFPVQFNKAIVGRNAFAHESGIHQDGMLKHTQTYEIMTPESVGVQKTSLVMGKHSGRNAFRSKLKELGYDLGDNAFEDAFNRFKALADRKKHVFDEDIEALVDEKLANAADRIRLEALTIIAGTMGPQAATLTVSQDGQHRTFQATGNGPVDAAFNAIKSLVPHEATLALYQVHAVTGGTDAQAEVSVRVEDREGRAVTGRASDPDTLVASAKAYLAAVNKLIARGERLHAQAG from the coding sequence ATGACCATTACCGACGAAGTCCGATCCGAAGGCGACCGCGTCGTCATTTTCGACACCACTTTGCGCGACGGCGAGCAATGTCCCGGCGCGACCATGACGTTTGAGGAAAAGCTCGAAGTCGCTGCCTTCCTCGACCAGATGGGTGTCGACATCATCGAAGCGGGCTTTCCGATCGCCTCGCCCGGTGATTTCGAGGCGGTCTCGGAAATCGCCCGCCGCTCGAAGAATTCCGTCATTGCTGGTCTCGCAAGGGCCAATCCGGGCGACATCGACCGGGCGGGCGAGGCCGTGCGGCACGCGAAGCGCGGGCGGATCCACACCTTCATCTCCACCTCGCCGGTGCATATGAAATTCAAGCTGCAGAAGGAGCCGGAGCAGGTTCTGCAGCTCGTCACCGATTCCGTCGCCCGTGCGCGCAACCTGGTCGACGATGTGGAATGGTCGGCCGAGGACGGCACGCGCACGGAGTTCGATTTCCTGTGCCGCTGCGTCGAAGCGGCGATCCGCTCTGGCGCCGGGACGATCAACATTCCCGATACCGTCGGTTACACCACGCCTGACGAATATCGCGATCTCTTCATGCGCCTGCGTGAGGCGGTGCCCAATTCCGATCAGGCGGTCTTCTCCGTCCATTGCCACAACGACCTCGGCATGGCGGTGGCGAATTCTCTCGCCGGCGTCACCGGCGGCTGCCGCCAGATCGAATGCACCGTCAACGGCATCGGCGAACGGGCCGGCAATGCGGCGCTGGAAGAAATCGTCATGGCGATCGAAACGCGCCGGGACGTTCTGCCCTATCACACCGGCATCGATACGAAGATGCTGACGCGCGCCTCGAAGATGGTGTCTTCGGCGACCTCCTTCCCGGTGCAGTTCAACAAGGCGATCGTCGGTCGCAATGCCTTCGCGCATGAAAGCGGCATCCACCAGGACGGCATGCTGAAGCATACCCAGACGTATGAGATCATGACGCCGGAATCCGTCGGCGTTCAGAAGACCTCCCTCGTCATGGGCAAGCATTCCGGCCGCAATGCCTTCCGCTCCAAGCTGAAGGAGCTCGGCTACGATCTGGGCGACAATGCGTTCGAGGATGCCTTCAACCGCTTCAAGGCGCTGGCCGATCGCAAGAAGCATGTCTTTGACGAGGACATCGAGGCGCTGGTCGACGAGAAGCTGGCGAATGCGGCCGATCGTATCCGGCTGGAAGCGCTGACGATCATTGCCGGCACGATGGGCCCGCAGGCCGCGACCCTGACTGTCAGTCAGGACGGCCAGCATCGCACCTTCCAGGCGACGGGCAACGGCCCGGTCGATGCCGCCTTCAATGCGATCAAATCGCTCGTTCCGCATGAGGCGACCCTGGCGCTCTATCAGGTGCATGCGGTGACCGGCGGCACGGACGCGCAGGCGGAGGTTTCTGTGCGCGTCGAAGATCGCGAGGGCCGGGCGGTGACCGGCCGTGCCTCCGATCCCGACACGCTCGTGGCCTCCGCAAAAGCCTATCTCGCCGCGGTCAACAAGCTGATCGCGCGCGGCGAACGGCTGCACGCGCAGGCCGGCTGA
- a CDS encoding DUF1624 domain-containing protein encodes MAHEQTHDSITGPAETPGRNVLDGTGASFGEKAGRLDPPAAGARLPRLIWIDVFRGIALVAMAVYHCSWDLAFFGFSDAGVASAPGWILFARMIAGSFLFLVGVSLALAHHSGLRLRPFLKRLAMVAGGAAAITVVTYLVFPEAYIFFGILHEIALASVLGLLFLRAPLWLVAAAAAFFLFGAGFLAGPAFNGRYLQFLGLMTYRPFTNDYVPLFPWFGVVLSGLVGGRLLLKNQQVLRLLAKPVRDPISQALAFGGRHSLAFYLIHQPVLFGLVYAAAWLMMR; translated from the coding sequence TTGGCACACGAACAAACGCACGACAGCATCACCGGTCCGGCGGAAACGCCAGGCCGGAATGTTTTGGACGGGACGGGCGCCTCGTTCGGCGAAAAGGCCGGGCGTCTCGATCCGCCGGCCGCCGGCGCGCGGCTGCCGCGGCTCATCTGGATCGATGTCTTTCGCGGCATCGCGCTCGTGGCGATGGCCGTCTACCACTGCTCCTGGGATCTCGCCTTCTTCGGGTTTTCCGATGCGGGCGTGGCGAGTGCACCGGGCTGGATTCTGTTCGCGCGCATGATCGCCGGATCGTTTCTGTTCCTCGTCGGCGTCAGTCTCGCGCTCGCCCATCATTCCGGGCTTCGCTTGCGGCCCTTCCTCAAACGTCTTGCGATGGTCGCGGGCGGCGCGGCGGCGATTACCGTCGTCACCTATCTGGTCTTCCCGGAGGCCTATATCTTCTTCGGCATTCTGCACGAGATCGCACTGGCGAGCGTGCTCGGCCTCCTCTTCCTGCGGGCGCCGTTATGGCTCGTCGCAGCTGCGGCAGCGTTCTTCCTGTTCGGGGCGGGTTTCCTCGCAGGCCCTGCTTTCAACGGCCGCTATCTGCAGTTTCTCGGGCTGATGACCTACCGCCCGTTCACCAACGATTATGTGCCGCTCTTTCCGTGGTTCGGCGTCGTCCTGTCAGGCCTCGTCGGTGGGCGTCTGCTTCTGAAAAATCAGCAAGTTTTGAGACTGCTGGCAAAGCCCGTGCGCGATCCGATCTCGCAGGCGCTCGCCTTCGGCGGACGCCATTCGCTGGCCTTCTACCTCATCCATCAGCCGGTGCTGTTCGGCCTCGTCTATGCGGCGGCATGGCTGATGATGCGCTGA